From a single Brassica oleracea var. oleracea cultivar TO1000 chromosome C5, BOL, whole genome shotgun sequence genomic region:
- the LOC106343251 gene encoding cytochrome P450 705A5-like, with product MAAMITIDFLNCFILIFLCFFSLFCYSLFFKKPKDGFDLPPSPPSLPIIGHLHLLLSVLPHKAFQKISSRYGPLLHLRIFKVPFVLASSASVAYELLRTHDVNVSSRGFNTLENCLFIGHETFVGADFGDYYKFMKKVLVMNLFGTQALERSRGIRADELERFYARLMDKARHKENVEIGKEAMVLTNNIISKLLIGRSCSEKNGEAEKVRESVTKTIGLTKKLFFSNMLGKLLKKLGISLFAKEIRDVSNGFDELLERLLRDHEEKRQDTYIMDILLAASRDENADYKITRNHIKLLIVELFLAGSDSAAKLMQWAMAEIIKKPIIFERLRQEMDSVVGKTRLIQETDLPRLPYLQAVVKETLRLHPPVPLALRMFEEECKVGSFHIPEKITLILNVYAVMRDPNFWQDPDEFKPERFIASSSSEQEEEREKVLKFLPFGSGRRGCPGENLGYIFVETEVGMMAQCFDWRINGDKTVNMEETLEGLSLTMAHPLICTPL from the exons ATGGCAGCAATGATCACCATCGACTTTTTAAATTGCTTCATCTTGATCTTCCTATGCTTCTTTTCGCTCTTTTGTTACTCTCTCTTCTTCAAGAAACCAAAAGATGGCTTTGATTTGCCTCCGAGCCCTCCGTCTCTGCCGATCATAGGGCATCTTCACCTTCTCCTTTCTGTTCTACCACACAAGGCTTTTCAAAAGATCTCATCGAGGTACGGACCTCTCCTCCACCTCCGTATATTCAAAGTCCCCTTTGTCCTCGCCTCCTCGGCTTCTGTGGCCTATGAGCTCCTCAGGACCCACGACGTGAATGTCTCATCACGTGGTTTCAATACACTAGAAAATTGTCTCTTTATCGGACATGAAACATTCGTAGGCGCTGACTTCGGAGATTATTACAAGTTCATGAAGAAGGTCTTGGTCATGAATCTGTTTGGAACTCAGGCACTGGAGCGATCACGAGGCATCCGTGCAGATGAGCTAGAGCGGTTTTACGCGAGGCTGATGGACAAGGCGAGACATAAGGAGAATGTTGAGATCGGAAAGGAAGCAATGGTGCTCACTAACAACATAATCTCCAAGTTACTCATTGGGAGGAGTTGTTCTGAGAAGAACGGTGAGGCAGAGAAGGTCAGGGAGTCAGTGACTAAAACAATTGGTTTGACAAAGAAACTTTTCTTTTCAAACATGTTAGGTAAGCTGCTTAAGAAGCTTGGCATCTCACTCTTCGCAAAGGAGATTCGAGATGTCTCCAACGGATTCGATGAGCTGCTAGAGAGGCTTCTTCGGGACCACGAAGAGAAACGTCAAGATACATATATTATGGACATTTTATTGGCAGCTTCTAGAGATGAAAATGCGGACTATAAGATCACTAGAAACCACATCAAGTTGTTAATCGTG GAGCTATTCCTTGCAGGCAGTGACAGTGCTGCGAAGTTAATGCAGTGGGCGATGGCTGAGATCATCAAGAAACCAATTATTTTCGAGAGGTTGAGGCAAGAAATGGATTCCGTGGTAGGGAAGACAAGGCTGATTCAAGAAACGGATCTACCAAGACTTCCTTATTTGCAAGCGGTGGTTAAGGAAACACTAAGACTTCACCCACCAGTGCCTCTTGCATTAAGGATGTTTGAAGAAGAATGTAAGGTTGGAAGCTTTCACATACCGGAGAAGATAACACTTATTTTAAATGTATACGCTGTTATGAGAGATCCTAATTTCTGGCAAGATCCTGATGAGTTTAAGCCAGAGAGGTTTATTGCTTCTTCAAGTTCTGAGCAAGAAGAAGAAAGAGAGAAAGTCCTTAAGTTCCTTCCTTTTGGAAGTGGAAGGAGAGGCTGTCCTGGAGAAAATCTTGGATATATCTTCGTGGAAACTGAAGTTGGAATGATGGCGCAGTGCTTTGACTGGAGAATCAATGGAGATAAAACTGTTAACATGGAAGAAACTCTTGAAGGATTGTCCTTGACCATGGCTCATCCCCTAATCTGCACTC CCCTATA